The proteins below come from a single Pseudomonas chlororaphis genomic window:
- a CDS encoding nitrate reductase has translation MRILKVISLLLDYPTETLVAGRDELEEAILQAREISPNQRAGLFELLEVICAKDLMDGQEHYGALFGRGRSLSLLLFEHVHGESRDRGQAMVDMMAQYEEAGFAIGVKELPDYIPLYLEYLSTREDLEAREGLADVAHLLALLAARLEERESAYASCFRALLQIAGAEPQGAVAELREQVKAEPRDDSLEALDRIWEEEAVDFLKAEQQDRCGSLPSAPGKAREESAVPLHWVDFQHEGQAVAPAGEVGNV, from the coding sequence ATGCGCATTCTCAAGGTGATTTCGTTGTTGCTCGACTACCCGACCGAGACCCTGGTGGCCGGTCGCGACGAGCTGGAGGAGGCGATCCTCCAGGCGCGGGAAATCAGTCCCAACCAGCGCGCCGGTCTGTTCGAGCTGCTGGAAGTGATCTGCGCCAAGGACCTGATGGACGGCCAGGAGCACTACGGCGCGCTGTTCGGCCGCGGTCGGTCGCTGTCGTTGCTGCTGTTCGAGCATGTCCATGGCGAGTCCCGTGACCGGGGCCAGGCCATGGTGGACATGATGGCCCAGTACGAAGAGGCCGGTTTCGCCATCGGCGTCAAGGAGCTGCCGGATTACATCCCGCTGTACCTGGAATACCTCTCCACCCGCGAGGACCTCGAGGCCCGCGAGGGGCTGGCCGATGTCGCGCACTTGCTGGCCTTGCTCGCGGCGCGCCTGGAGGAGCGTGAAAGCGCCTATGCCAGTTGCTTCCGGGCCTTGTTGCAAATCGCCGGGGCCGAGCCCCAGGGCGCGGTGGCCGAACTGCGTGAGCAGGTCAAGGCCGAGCCGAGGGATGACTCCCTCGAAGCCCTGGACCGGATCTGGGAGGAAGAGGCGGTGGACTTCCTGAAGGCCGAGCAGCAGGACCGTTGCGGTTCGCTGCCCAGCGCGCCGGGCAAGGCCAGGGAAGAAAGTGCGGTGCCGTTGCACTGGGTGGATTTTCAGCATGAAGGGCAGGCCGTTGCGCCGGCCGGGGAGGTGGGCAATGTCTAA
- the narZ gene encoding nitrate reductase (with NarYV catalyzes the reduction of nitrate; the beta subunit is an iron sulfur cluster containing electron transfer subunit; one of 3 nitrate reductases in E. coli; expression of nitrate reductase Z is not dependent on nitrate levels), with protein sequence MSHLLDQLRFFNRKQGEFSEGHGETRKESRDWENVYRSRWQYDKIVRSTHGVNCTGSCSWKIYVKNGLITWETQQTDYPRTRNDLPNHEPRGCPRGASYSWYIYSANRLKYPKIRKPLLKLWRQARQTLPPVEAWASIVENKAKADSYKSKRGMGGFIRSNWEEVNEIIAAANVYTIKQHGPDRVVGFSPIPAMSMVSYAAGSRYLSLIGGVCLSFYDWYCDLPPASPMVWGEQTDVPESADWYNSNYIIAWGSNVPQTRTPDAHFFTEVRYKGTKTVAITPDYSEVAKLTDLWLNPKQGTDAALAQAFNHVIFKEFHLDKPSAYFTDYAKRYTDLPVLVMLKPMLGAAPGSGYQPDRFLRASDLTDNLGQDNNPEWKTIALDAAGELVSPQGAIGYRWGEKGKWNILPREGGQGREIDLKLSLIGGDVAEVAFPYFAGETQEHFQHVAGDAVQFRRVPVHSVVLADGSVAKVATVFDLSAANLAIDRGLGGANVAKDYDDASVPGTPAWQEQITGVSREKAIQIAREFADNADKTRGRSMIIVGAAMNHWYHMDMNYRGLINMLMLCGCIGQTGGGWAHYVGQEKLRPQCGWLPLAFGLDWNRPSRQMNGTSFFYGHSSQWRHEKMSMHDVLSPLADKSQFPEHALDYNIRAERAGWLPSAPQLNTNPLHICRDAAAAGLEPKDYVVKSWQDGSLRFACEQPDNPVNFPRNMFIWRSNLLGSSGKGHEYMLKYLLGTKNGVMNEDIGQVGDCKPTEAEWVDEGAIGKLDLVTTLDFRMSSTCVYSDIVLPTATWYEKDDMNTSDMHPFIHPLSAAIDPAWESRSDWEIYKGIAKAFSAMAVGHLGVEKDLVTVPLMHDSVGELAQPFGGTDWKTAGEAPQPGKNAPNLQVVERDYPNIYKQFTSLGPMLEKLGNGGKGINWNTEAEVKFLGELNHHEVEAGISQGRPKIDSAIDAAEVILSLAPETNGHVAVKAWAALSEFTGIDHSHLAVPKEHEAIRFRDIQAQPRKIISSPTWSGLEDDHVSYNAGYTNVHESIPWRTITGRQQFYQDHPWMQAFGEQLMSYRPPVNTRTIDVVKGKRSNGETEIVLNWITPHQKWGIHSTYTDNLLMLTLSRGGPIIWLSEIDARRAGIEDNDWVECFNANGALTARAVVSQRVKEGMVMMYHAQERIVNVPGSETTKTRGGHHNSVTRVVLKPTHMIGGYAQQAYGFNYYGTVGCNRDEFVVVRKMAKVDWLDGSSGDDLPRPLPTELD encoded by the coding sequence GTGAGTCATTTACTGGATCAACTGCGGTTCTTCAACCGCAAGCAAGGCGAGTTTTCCGAGGGGCACGGCGAGACCCGCAAGGAGTCTCGGGACTGGGAGAACGTCTACCGTTCCCGCTGGCAGTACGACAAGATCGTGCGTTCTACCCACGGGGTGAACTGCACCGGCTCGTGCTCGTGGAAAATCTACGTCAAGAACGGCCTGATTACCTGGGAAACCCAGCAGACCGACTACCCGCGCACCCGCAACGACCTGCCCAACCATGAGCCGCGCGGCTGCCCGCGTGGGGCGAGCTACAGCTGGTATATCTACAGCGCCAACCGCCTCAAGTACCCGAAGATCCGCAAGCCGTTGCTCAAGCTGTGGCGCCAGGCCCGGCAGACCCTGCCGCCGGTGGAAGCCTGGGCCAGCATCGTCGAGAACAAGGCCAAGGCCGACTCCTACAAGAGCAAGCGCGGCATGGGGGGCTTCATCCGTTCCAACTGGGAGGAAGTCAACGAGATCATCGCCGCCGCTAACGTCTACACCATCAAGCAACATGGCCCGGACCGGGTCGTGGGCTTCTCGCCGATCCCGGCGATGTCGATGGTCAGCTACGCCGCCGGCTCGCGTTACCTGTCGCTGATCGGTGGCGTGTGCCTGAGCTTCTATGACTGGTACTGCGACTTGCCGCCTGCCTCGCCGATGGTCTGGGGCGAGCAGACCGACGTGCCGGAATCGGCCGACTGGTACAACTCCAACTACATCATTGCCTGGGGCTCCAACGTCCCGCAGACCCGCACCCCCGACGCACACTTCTTTACCGAGGTGCGCTACAAGGGCACCAAGACCGTGGCGATCACCCCGGACTATTCGGAAGTCGCCAAGCTCACCGACCTGTGGCTCAACCCCAAGCAGGGCACCGACGCCGCGCTGGCCCAAGCCTTTAACCATGTGATCTTCAAAGAGTTTCACCTGGACAAGCCGAGCGCCTATTTCACCGACTACGCCAAGCGCTACACCGACTTGCCGGTGCTGGTGATGCTCAAGCCGATGCTCGGCGCCGCTCCGGGATCGGGTTACCAGCCCGATCGCTTCCTGCGCGCCAGCGACCTGACCGACAACCTCGGCCAGGACAACAACCCCGAGTGGAAAACCATCGCCCTGGATGCGGCCGGCGAGCTGGTGTCGCCCCAAGGCGCCATCGGCTATCGCTGGGGCGAGAAGGGCAAGTGGAACATCCTGCCGCGCGAAGGCGGCCAAGGGCGTGAGATCGACCTCAAGTTGAGCCTGATCGGCGGCGACGTCGCCGAAGTGGCGTTCCCGTACTTTGCCGGTGAAACCCAGGAGCACTTCCAGCACGTGGCCGGTGACGCGGTGCAGTTCCGCCGGGTGCCGGTGCACAGCGTGGTGCTGGCCGACGGCAGTGTGGCGAAAGTGGCCACCGTGTTCGACCTGTCGGCGGCCAACCTGGCCATCGACCGTGGCCTGGGCGGCGCCAACGTTGCCAAGGACTACGACGACGCCTCGGTGCCCGGCACCCCGGCCTGGCAGGAGCAGATTACTGGCGTGAGCCGCGAGAAGGCGATCCAGATCGCCCGCGAGTTCGCCGACAACGCCGACAAGACCCGTGGACGCTCGATGATCATCGTCGGGGCGGCGATGAACCACTGGTACCACATGGACATGAACTACCGCGGGCTGATCAACATGCTCATGCTCTGCGGTTGCATCGGCCAGACCGGCGGTGGCTGGGCCCACTACGTTGGCCAGGAAAAACTCCGTCCGCAGTGCGGCTGGCTGCCCCTGGCCTTCGGCCTGGACTGGAACCGTCCTTCGCGGCAGATGAACGGCACCAGCTTCTTCTACGGCCACAGCTCCCAATGGCGCCACGAGAAAATGAGCATGCACGATGTGCTCTCGCCATTGGCCGACAAGTCGCAGTTCCCCGAACACGCCCTGGACTACAACATCCGCGCCGAACGGGCCGGGTGGCTGCCCAGCGCGCCACAACTCAACACCAACCCGCTGCACATCTGCCGCGATGCCGCGGCCGCGGGCCTGGAACCCAAGGACTACGTGGTCAAGTCCTGGCAGGACGGTTCGCTGCGCTTTGCCTGCGAGCAACCCGACAACCCGGTGAACTTCCCGCGCAACATGTTCATCTGGCGCTCCAACCTGCTGGGCTCCTCGGGCAAGGGCCATGAGTACATGCTCAAGTACCTGCTGGGTACCAAGAACGGCGTGATGAACGAAGACATCGGCCAAGTCGGTGACTGCAAGCCGACCGAGGCCGAATGGGTCGACGAAGGCGCCATCGGCAAGCTCGACCTGGTGACCACCCTGGACTTCCGCATGTCCTCGACCTGCGTGTATTCGGACATCGTCTTGCCGACCGCCACCTGGTACGAAAAAGACGACATGAACACCTCCGACATGCACCCGTTCATCCACCCACTGTCGGCGGCCATCGATCCTGCGTGGGAATCGCGTTCGGACTGGGAGATCTACAAGGGCATCGCCAAGGCGTTCTCGGCCATGGCGGTCGGCCACCTGGGCGTGGAAAAAGACCTGGTCACCGTACCGCTGATGCACGACAGCGTCGGCGAACTGGCCCAGCCGTTTGGCGGCACCGACTGGAAAACCGCCGGCGAGGCGCCACAACCGGGCAAGAACGCACCGAACCTGCAAGTGGTGGAGCGCGACTACCCCAACATCTACAAGCAGTTCACTTCCCTGGGCCCGATGCTCGAGAAGCTCGGCAACGGCGGCAAGGGCATCAACTGGAACACCGAGGCCGAGGTGAAATTCCTTGGCGAACTGAACCACCACGAGGTCGAAGCTGGCATCAGCCAGGGCCGGCCAAAAATCGACAGCGCGATTGACGCCGCCGAAGTGATCCTGTCCCTGGCCCCGGAAACCAACGGCCACGTGGCGGTCAAGGCCTGGGCGGCCTTGTCGGAGTTCACCGGCATCGACCACAGCCACCTGGCCGTGCCCAAGGAACACGAGGCCATTCGCTTCCGTGACATCCAGGCCCAGCCGCGCAAGATCATTTCAAGCCCGACCTGGTCCGGCCTGGAAGACGATCACGTCAGCTACAACGCCGGCTACACCAACGTCCATGAGTCGATCCCATGGCGCACCATCACCGGCCGCCAGCAGTTCTACCAGGATCACCCTTGGATGCAGGCGTTCGGCGAGCAACTGATGAGCTACCGGCCACCGGTCAACACCCGCACCATCGACGTGGTCAAGGGCAAGCGCAGCAACGGCGAGACCGAGATCGTCCTGAACTGGATCACCCCGCACCAGAAATGGGGCATCCACAGCACCTACACCGACAACCTGCTGATGCTCACCTTGAGCCGTGGCGGCCCGATCATCTGGCTCTCCGAGATCGACGCCCGGCGCGCCGGCATCGAGGACAACGACTGGGTCGAGTGCTTCAACGCCAACGGCGCGCTGACCGCCCGCGCGGTGGTCAGCCAGCGGGTCAAGGAGGGCATGGTGATGATGTACCACGCCCAGGAACGGATCGTGAACGTGCCCGGCTCGGAAACCACCAAGACCCGCGGCGGCCACCACAACTCGGTGACCCGCGTGGTGCTCAAGCCCACCCACATGATCGGTGGCTACGCCCAGCAGGCCTACGGCTTCAACTATTACGGCACGGTCGGTTGCAACCGCGATGAATTCGTCGTGGTGCGCAAGATGGCCAAGGTCGACTGGCTCGACGGTTCCAGCGGCGATGACCTGCCGCGTCCCCTGCCGACTGAGCTGGATTGA
- a CDS encoding nitrate/nitrite transporter NarK (involved in the transport of nitrate and nitrite), whose product MSVLQTPDKGPVIHDWRPEDPAFWGRSGKQTARRNLWISIPALLLAFAVWMVWSTVIVRLNAIGFSFSTDQLFWLAALPGLSGATLRVFYSFMVPIFGGRRWTALSTASLLVPALWMGFAVQDPSTPYNVFVLIALLCGFGGGNFASSMSNISFFYPKSQQGTALGLNAGLGNLGVSVMQFSVPLVISFGVFGFLGGQPQVLADGSSLWLQNAGFIWVPFILAVTVIAWFGMNDLSSARASFSEQAVIFKRKHNWLMCWLYLATFGSFIGFSAAFPLLIKTSFPDVIALKFAFLGPLVGALVRPLGGWLADKLGGAKVTLWNFVLMIVMVFGVMHFLPQGGQGGSFYGFLGMFMLLFITTGVGNGSTFRMIPVIFRTLHEKAALGKKPELREQALKDAGKESAAVLGFSSAMGAFGAFFIPKSFGTSMALTGGPEMAFYMFVGFYLSCIVVTWWWYARKGAATPC is encoded by the coding sequence ATGTCCGTTCTGCAAACGCCTGACAAAGGCCCGGTCATTCATGACTGGCGCCCGGAAGACCCTGCATTCTGGGGGCGCAGCGGCAAACAGACCGCTCGGCGCAACCTGTGGATCTCGATCCCGGCGCTGTTGCTCGCCTTCGCGGTGTGGATGGTCTGGAGCACGGTGATCGTGCGCCTGAACGCCATCGGCTTCAGCTTCAGCACCGACCAGCTGTTCTGGCTGGCCGCCTTGCCAGGGCTGTCGGGGGCAACCTTGCGGGTGTTCTACTCGTTCATGGTGCCGATCTTCGGCGGTCGCCGCTGGACCGCGCTGAGCACGGCCTCGCTGCTGGTGCCCGCGCTGTGGATGGGCTTCGCCGTGCAGGATCCGAGCACACCCTACAACGTGTTTGTGCTGATCGCCTTGCTCTGCGGTTTCGGCGGCGGCAACTTCGCCTCGAGCATGTCCAATATCAGCTTCTTCTACCCCAAGTCCCAGCAGGGCACTGCCCTGGGCCTGAACGCCGGGCTGGGCAACCTGGGTGTGTCGGTGATGCAGTTCAGCGTGCCGCTGGTGATTTCCTTCGGCGTGTTCGGCTTCCTCGGCGGCCAGCCGCAGGTGCTGGCCGATGGCAGCTCGCTGTGGTTGCAGAACGCCGGTTTCATCTGGGTGCCGTTCATCCTCGCCGTGACCGTGATCGCCTGGTTCGGCATGAACGACCTGTCCAGCGCCCGTGCCTCGTTCAGCGAGCAGGCGGTGATCTTCAAGCGCAAGCACAACTGGCTGATGTGCTGGCTGTACCTGGCCACCTTCGGTTCGTTCATCGGTTTCTCCGCCGCGTTCCCACTGCTGATCAAAACCTCGTTCCCGGACGTCATCGCCCTGAAGTTCGCTTTCCTGGGCCCACTGGTGGGCGCGCTGGTGCGGCCGCTGGGTGGCTGGCTGGCCGACAAACTCGGGGGCGCGAAGGTGACCCTGTGGAACTTCGTGCTGATGATCGTGATGGTGTTCGGCGTCATGCACTTCCTGCCACAAGGCGGCCAGGGCGGCAGCTTCTACGGCTTCCTGGGGATGTTCATGCTGCTGTTCATCACCACCGGCGTGGGCAACGGCTCCACCTTCCGCATGATCCCGGTGATCTTCCGCACCCTGCACGAAAAGGCCGCCCTGGGCAAAAAGCCCGAGCTGCGTGAGCAGGCGCTCAAGGACGCTGGCAAGGAGTCGGCAGCGGTGCTCGGTTTCAGCTCGGCCATGGGCGCCTTCGGTGCGTTCTTCATTCCCAAGTCCTTCGGCACTTCGATGGCCCTGACCGGCGGCCCGGAGATGGCCTTCTACATGTTCGTCGGCTTCTACCTGAGCTGCATCGTGGTGACCTGGTGGTGGTACGCGCGCAAGGGTGCCGCGACCCCCTGCTAA
- the narH gene encoding nitrate reductase (with NarGJI catalyzes the reduction of nitrate; the beta subunit is an iron sulfur cluster containing electron transfer subunit; one of 3 nitrate reductases in E. coli and in E. coli is expressed when nitrate levels are high): MKIRSQIGMVLNLDKCIGCHTCSITCKNVWTSREGMEYAWFNNVETKPGIGYPKEWENQDKWKGGWIRNADGSINPRIGGKFRVLANIFANPDLPSLDDYYEPFDFDYQHLHTAPLGEHQPVARPRSVVSGKRMEKIEWGPNWEEILGTEFAKRRKDKNFDKIQADIYGEYENTFMMYLPRLCEHCLNPACAASCPSGAIYKREEDGIVLIDQEKCRGWRMCISGCPYKKIYFNWKSGKSEKCIFCYPRIEAGMPTVCAETCVGRIRYLGVLLYDADRISEVASTANEQDLYEKQLEIFLDPNDPAVIRQALADGVPQSVIDSAQRSPVYKMAVDWKLALPLHPEYRTLPMVWYVPPLSPIQNAAAAGTVGMNGVIPDVDSLRIPLRYLANLLTAGDEKPVKLALKRLLAMRAYKRSEQVDGVKDLKVLADVDLSVNQVEEMYRYLAIANYEDRFVVPSAHREDAMSDAFAERSGCGFSFGSGCSGSSDTNMFGGKKANRRDVIKTVQLWED, translated from the coding sequence ATGAAAATTCGTTCACAGATCGGCATGGTCCTGAACCTGGACAAGTGCATCGGTTGCCACACCTGTTCGATCACCTGCAAGAACGTCTGGACCAGCCGCGAAGGCATGGAATACGCCTGGTTCAACAACGTCGAGACCAAACCCGGGATCGGCTACCCCAAGGAATGGGAAAACCAGGACAAGTGGAAGGGCGGCTGGATCCGTAACGCCGACGGCTCGATCAACCCACGCATCGGCGGCAAGTTCCGCGTGTTGGCGAACATCTTCGCCAACCCGGACCTGCCGAGCCTGGACGACTACTACGAACCGTTCGACTTCGACTACCAGCACCTGCACACCGCTCCGCTGGGCGAGCACCAGCCTGTTGCGCGGCCGCGTTCGGTGGTGTCCGGCAAACGCATGGAGAAGATCGAGTGGGGCCCGAACTGGGAGGAAATCCTCGGTACCGAATTCGCCAAGCGGCGCAAGGACAAGAACTTCGACAAGATCCAGGCGGACATCTACGGCGAGTACGAAAACACCTTCATGATGTACCTGCCGCGCCTGTGCGAGCACTGCCTGAACCCGGCGTGCGCGGCGTCCTGCCCGAGCGGGGCGATCTACAAGCGCGAGGAGGACGGCATCGTCCTGATCGACCAGGAGAAATGCCGCGGCTGGCGCATGTGCATCAGCGGCTGCCCGTACAAGAAGATTTACTTCAACTGGAAGAGCGGTAAGTCGGAAAAATGCATTTTCTGCTACCCGCGTATCGAAGCCGGCATGCCGACTGTCTGCGCTGAAACCTGCGTGGGTCGGATCCGCTACCTGGGCGTGCTGCTGTATGACGCCGACCGCATCAGCGAAGTGGCCAGCACCGCCAACGAGCAGGACCTGTACGAGAAACAGCTGGAAATTTTCCTCGACCCGAACGACCCGGCGGTGATCCGCCAGGCCCTGGCCGATGGCGTGCCACAGTCGGTGATCGACTCGGCGCAACGTTCGCCGGTGTACAAGATGGCCGTGGACTGGAAACTCGCGCTGCCGTTGCACCCTGAATACCGCACCCTGCCAATGGTCTGGTACGTGCCGCCGCTGTCGCCGATCCAGAACGCCGCCGCGGCGGGTACCGTCGGCATGAACGGGGTGATCCCGGACGTCGACAGCCTGCGCATCCCGCTGCGTTACCTGGCCAACCTGCTGACCGCTGGCGATGAGAAGCCGGTCAAGCTGGCCCTCAAGCGTCTGTTGGCGATGCGTGCCTACAAGCGTTCCGAGCAGGTGGACGGCGTGAAAGACCTGAAAGTGCTGGCCGATGTCGATTTGAGCGTGAACCAGGTGGAAGAGATGTACCGCTACCTGGCGATTGCCAACTACGAGGACCGTTTCGTCGTGCCAAGTGCCCACCGTGAAGACGCGATGAGCGACGCGTTCGCCGAACGCTCCGGTTGCGGTTTCAGTTTCGGCAGCGGTTGCAGCGGCAGTTCCGACACCAACATGTTCGGCGGCAAGAAGGCCAACCGTCGCGACGTGATCAAGACCGTGCAGTTGTGGGAGGACTGA
- a CDS encoding histidine kinase, with the protein MMRWLRSSLPARAGLAVILIAVLALASSLSAGLIAWFSQGDAAAINTAGSVRMETYHLSWKLAAGASEDIPAIVDSLQQRLDSPALRVVLEDGPATSLHRSYRDLQQRWNQTLRPAIERGDAAFFQASASSFVEQLDQFVTLLQRQSEHKQGWQQTIQGVALFSTMIILLIGLYELQYGVVTPLQELVDATQRFRRGEFQVRVNHQSEDELGQLATSFNTMAETIEQSHRTLENQVQQKTLNLQQANAALELLYQSSRSLATRQANAEGLDELIRRFQQRLPGLRLSLCLQGQLQAPARQLLALHGANGRQVCASSDCATCEQHQSGRPLTFSISNQGNDLGELKAHFVDGHAAQPWESALIQALANLIGTTLSLKRQREQDHRLLLLDERTIIARELHDSLAQALSYMKLQVSRMQTLLRRGEPVQTLETVTAELREGLNNAYRQLRELLTTFRLQIHDDGLVEELKDTAEEFSHRGDFQVHLRIDPLAFELSASEQIHILQITREALSNCLRHAHAENAWLELRQEGETVRLSIEDDGRGFSGEVDQREHHGLNIMNERARSLRGQLRIFSRTPQGTCIQVHFQPEFLGQPTEGIAT; encoded by the coding sequence ATGATGCGCTGGCTGCGCAGTTCCCTGCCCGCTCGCGCCGGGCTCGCCGTGATCCTGATCGCTGTCCTCGCCCTGGCCAGTTCCCTGAGCGCCGGGTTGATCGCCTGGTTCAGCCAGGGCGATGCTGCCGCCATCAACACCGCCGGCTCCGTGCGCATGGAGACCTACCACCTGAGCTGGAAGCTGGCGGCCGGTGCCAGCGAGGACATTCCGGCCATCGTCGACAGCCTGCAACAGCGCCTGGACAGCCCTGCCCTGCGCGTCGTGCTGGAAGACGGACCAGCCACGTCCCTGCATCGCAGTTATCGCGACCTGCAACAACGCTGGAACCAGACCCTGCGCCCCGCCATCGAGCGCGGCGACGCGGCATTCTTCCAGGCCAGCGCCAGCTCCTTCGTCGAACAACTGGACCAGTTCGTCACGCTGCTGCAACGCCAGAGCGAACACAAGCAGGGTTGGCAGCAGACGATCCAGGGCGTGGCGCTGTTCAGCACCATGATCATCCTGTTGATCGGCCTGTATGAGTTGCAGTACGGCGTGGTCACGCCGTTGCAGGAACTGGTGGACGCCACCCAGCGGTTTCGCCGGGGCGAGTTCCAGGTGCGGGTCAACCATCAGTCCGAGGATGAGCTGGGCCAGTTGGCGACCAGTTTCAACACCATGGCCGAGACCATCGAGCAATCGCACCGCACCCTGGAAAACCAGGTCCAACAGAAGACCCTCAACCTGCAACAGGCCAACGCCGCCCTGGAGCTGCTGTACCAGAGCAGCCGCAGCCTCGCCACGCGGCAGGCCAACGCCGAAGGGCTCGATGAGTTGATCCGGCGCTTCCAGCAACGGCTGCCGGGGCTGCGTCTGTCGCTGTGCCTGCAAGGGCAATTGCAGGCACCGGCCCGCCAGTTGCTGGCCCTGCACGGCGCCAACGGTCGCCAGGTCTGTGCCAGCAGTGACTGCGCCACGTGCGAACAACACCAGAGCGGGCGGCCGCTGACCTTCAGCATCAGCAACCAGGGCAACGACCTGGGCGAACTCAAGGCCCATTTCGTCGACGGCCACGCGGCGCAACCCTGGGAGAGTGCCCTGATCCAGGCCCTGGCGAACCTGATCGGCACCACCCTGTCGCTCAAGCGCCAGCGCGAACAGGACCATCGCCTGCTGCTGCTGGACGAGCGCACCATCATCGCTCGCGAACTGCACGACTCCCTCGCCCAGGCCCTCTCGTACATGAAGCTGCAAGTCAGCCGCATGCAGACCCTGTTGCGTCGGGGCGAACCGGTGCAGACCCTGGAAACCGTCACCGCCGAGCTGCGCGAGGGCCTCAACAACGCCTATCGCCAATTGCGCGAGTTGCTGACCACCTTCCGCCTGCAGATTCACGACGACGGCCTGGTGGAAGAGCTCAAGGACACCGCCGAGGAGTTCTCCCACCGCGGGGACTTCCAGGTGCACCTGCGCATCGACCCCCTGGCCTTCGAGCTGTCGGCCAGCGAGCAGATCCACATCCTGCAGATCACCCGCGAAGCCTTGTCGAACTGCCTGCGCCACGCCCACGCCGAGAACGCCTGGCTCGAACTGCGCCAGGAAGGCGAGACCGTCCGGTTGTCCATCGAAGACGATGGCCGGGGGTTCAGTGGCGAGGTGGATCAGCGCGAGCACCATGGCCTGAACATCATGAACGAACGCGCCCGCAGCCTGCGTGGCCAACTCCGGATTTTCTCCCGTACACCCCAGGGCACCTGCATCCAGGTGCATTTCCAGCCGGAATTCCTGGGTCAACCCACCGAAGGCATCGCCACATGA
- a CDS encoding major facilitator transporter, producing MRAQVQQGLVLGMSTLAFTVCFMVWMMFAVLGVPIKEMLTLNETQFGLLAATPVLTGSLVRLPLGLLTDRFGGRIVFFLLMLSCVLPLYLITLATQFWQFLVLGLFVGLAGGSFSVGIAYVAKWFDKQNQGFAMGVFGAGNAGSALTKFLAPALIALGTWHLVPKVFSAILFITALLFWFLTAEKKEHRSVSSTSLREQLKALKEPAVWRYCQYYSIVFGGYVALALWMTKYYVQEYGFSLQSAALLAACFSLPGGVLRAVGGWMSDRWGAQSVTWWVLWVSWICLFLLSYPQTQLQVQTVNGIVDFHIGLNATLFTVLLFVMGIAFAFGKASVFKYIANDYPTNMGAVSGIVGLAGGLGGFVLPILFGALVDLTGVRSSCFMLLYGVVWVSLIWMYVCEIRKRPLLGKSPAASQPPFSSIAQGEEHVRSANA from the coding sequence ATGCGAGCGCAAGTGCAACAAGGGCTGGTACTAGGGATGAGTACCTTGGCCTTCACCGTGTGCTTCATGGTCTGGATGATGTTTGCCGTGCTGGGCGTTCCGATCAAGGAAATGCTCACCCTCAACGAGACCCAATTCGGCCTGCTGGCCGCCACGCCGGTGCTGACCGGTTCCCTGGTGCGGTTGCCCTTGGGGCTGCTGACCGACCGTTTCGGCGGACGCATCGTGTTCTTCTTGTTGATGCTGTCCTGCGTGCTGCCGCTGTACCTGATCACCCTGGCGACCCAGTTCTGGCAATTCCTGGTACTGGGCCTGTTCGTCGGCCTGGCCGGCGGTTCGTTTTCGGTCGGCATCGCCTACGTCGCCAAATGGTTCGACAAACAGAACCAAGGTTTCGCCATGGGCGTGTTCGGTGCCGGCAACGCCGGGTCCGCGCTCACCAAGTTCCTGGCCCCGGCGCTGATCGCCCTGGGCACCTGGCACCTGGTGCCCAAGGTGTTCAGCGCCATCCTGTTCATCACCGCGCTGCTGTTCTGGTTCCTCACCGCCGAGAAAAAGGAGCACCGCAGCGTCAGTAGCACAAGCCTGCGCGAGCAACTCAAGGCATTGAAAGAGCCCGCCGTGTGGCGCTACTGCCAGTACTACTCGATCGTGTTCGGCGGCTACGTGGCCCTGGCCCTGTGGATGACCAAGTACTACGTGCAGGAGTACGGCTTCAGCCTGCAAAGCGCGGCACTGCTGGCGGCCTGCTTCTCCCTGCCCGGCGGCGTGCTGCGGGCCGTCGGCGGCTGGATGTCGGACCGCTGGGGCGCCCAGAGCGTGACCTGGTGGGTGCTGTGGGTCAGCTGGATCTGCCTGTTCCTGCTGTCGTACCCGCAGACACAACTGCAAGTACAGACCGTCAACGGCATCGTCGATTTCCACATCGGCCTCAACGCCACGCTGTTCACCGTGCTGCTGTTCGTGATGGGCATCGCCTTCGCGTTCGGCAAGGCCTCGGTCTTCAAGTACATCGCCAACGACTACCCGACCAACATGGGCGCGGTGTCCGGCATCGTCGGCCTGGCCGGCGGCCTGGGCGGGTTCGTGCTGCCGATCCTGTTTGGTGCCCTGGTGGACCTCACCGGCGTGCGCTCGTCCTGCTTCATGTTGCTGTACGGCGTGGTCTGGGTCTCGCTGATCTGGATGTACGTCTGCGAAATCCGCAAGCGCCCGCTGCTGGGCAAGTCGCCCGCCGCCAGCCAACCCCCGTTTTCCAGCATTGCCCAAGGAGAAGAACATGTCCGTTCTGCAAACGCCTGA